In Paenibacillus guangzhouensis, a single window of DNA contains:
- a CDS encoding MDR family MFS transporter, whose product MSTEVKKGNQTLIVTGLMLALLLAALDQTIVSTAMPTIVKELGGLDKFVWVFSAYMIASVAGMPIFGKLSDMFGRKRFFMFGLIVFMAGSALCGLAQDMTQLIIYRAIQGIGGGALMPIIFTIVFDIFPPEKRGKMQGLFGAVFGISGVMGPLAGSFFTDYVDWTWIFYINLPLGVISFFIILTAYHESKDSQKQQINWIGTILMIASILFLMFALELGGKDGYGWDSWPIIGMFAGFVVLLALFLWQQTIAKEPIIPLGLFKNKLFRSCMAVGFFYGALMIAGATYIPLFIQGVFEGSATSAGFVLMPLMFSNVVSSIVGGRLINKFSYRAILSVSVAFVLLSVILLSTITIDTSKTLITLYMVIMGLGIGASFSTIPIAALTNIPFHQRGTVNSLNTFFRTIGSAIGVTIYGTLQSRHLQDAIQSKIDPAFAEKLGDGRGLLQPEVREMIPANALHELLSGLADSIAYVFQWSIVIAAFAAVFIFLMGNARLEVPGKTKGGKEGDGHVDQASHPRTADGVR is encoded by the coding sequence ATGTCTACAGAAGTTAAAAAGGGGAATCAGACGCTGATCGTCACCGGCTTGATGCTCGCATTGCTGCTTGCAGCGCTGGATCAGACGATTGTATCCACAGCAATGCCGACCATCGTGAAGGAGCTCGGCGGTTTGGATAAATTCGTATGGGTATTCTCGGCTTATATGATCGCGAGCGTAGCAGGGATGCCGATTTTCGGTAAACTGTCGGATATGTTCGGCCGGAAGCGATTTTTCATGTTCGGGTTGATTGTCTTTATGGCTGGTTCTGCGCTATGCGGGCTGGCGCAGGATATGACCCAACTCATCATTTACCGTGCGATCCAAGGGATCGGCGGCGGCGCGTTAATGCCGATTATATTCACGATTGTATTTGATATCTTCCCACCGGAGAAACGCGGGAAAATGCAAGGGTTATTCGGTGCTGTATTCGGTATTTCCGGGGTGATGGGTCCTTTAGCAGGCTCATTTTTCACGGATTATGTCGATTGGACGTGGATATTCTACATTAACTTGCCGCTCGGCGTCATCTCTTTCTTTATTATTTTGACGGCATATCATGAATCGAAGGACAGTCAGAAGCAGCAGATCAATTGGATTGGCACCATTCTGATGATCGCGTCGATTCTGTTCTTAATGTTCGCGCTGGAGCTTGGCGGTAAGGACGGATACGGCTGGGATTCATGGCCAATCATCGGGATGTTCGCTGGTTTTGTCGTATTATTAGCGCTTTTCCTCTGGCAGCAGACGATTGCGAAGGAGCCGATTATACCGCTGGGCCTGTTCAAGAACAAATTGTTCAGATCCTGTATGGCTGTCGGATTCTTCTATGGGGCATTGATGATTGCAGGCGCAACGTATATTCCTCTGTTCATTCAAGGGGTATTCGAAGGATCGGCGACCAGTGCTGGATTCGTGCTCATGCCGCTGATGTTCTCGAACGTCGTCAGCAGCATCGTAGGTGGACGACTGATTAATAAGTTCTCCTACCGTGCGATTTTGAGTGTATCCGTTGCTTTTGTCCTCCTGTCCGTCATTTTACTTAGTACGATTACGATTGATACGAGCAAGACGTTGATTACGCTCTACATGGTCATCATGGGTCTAGGCATCGGGGCGTCGTTCTCGACGATTCCGATCGCGGCATTAACGAATATTCCGTTCCATCAACGCGGGACGGTGAATTCCTTGAATACGTTCTTCCGTACGATTGGTTCAGCCATCGGCGTTACGATCTATGGAACACTGCAATCCCGTCATTTGCAGGATGCGATTCAGTCGAAGATTGATCCAGCCTTCGCAGAGAAATTAGGGGATGGACGCGGATTATTGCAGCCGGAGGTTCGAGAGATGATTCCTGCGAATGCACTGCATGAGTTATTATCCGGACTTGCAGATTCCATCGCATATGTATTCCAGTGGTCCATTGTGATCGCAGCATTCGCTGCAGTATTCATCTTCTTGATGGGGAATGCGCGATTAGAAGTGCCTGGCAAGACCAAAGGCGGCAAAGAAGGTGACGGTCATGTCGATCAAGCTAGCCATCCTCGGACTGCTGAT
- the xerD gene encoding site-specific tyrosine recombinase XerD, with translation MDKHLRAFIHFLSEEKGLSRNTLESYERDLTQFISYMNQNRQIDDIGAVKKTDVAQYIMYMKQLGRAPSTLSRNIVSIRSFFHYLLSHQRILMDPSIDMEAPRLEKKAPHVLTIAEIERLLNAPSSDTLQGIRDKAMLEVLYATGIRVTELISLDMEHVHLDLGFIRCTAGNGRERIIPLGRIAAVHLAEYIHECREKLLKDNRMEQALFVNQLSTRLTRQGFWKIMKKYAKEAEITHEITPHTLRHSFAAHLIANGADLRSVQEMLGHADISTTQMYMLPSKRSMKDVYEHAHPRARLT, from the coding sequence ATGGACAAACATCTGCGAGCCTTTATACATTTTCTCTCGGAGGAAAAGGGATTATCTCGGAATACGCTAGAATCGTATGAACGCGATCTCACGCAGTTTATTTCCTATATGAATCAGAATCGGCAAATTGACGATATTGGAGCGGTTAAGAAGACGGATGTTGCGCAGTACATCATGTACATGAAGCAGCTTGGACGCGCGCCGTCGACTTTGTCGCGCAATATTGTATCGATACGGTCTTTTTTTCATTACTTGCTAAGCCATCAACGGATTTTGATGGATCCCTCGATTGACATGGAAGCGCCACGCTTGGAGAAGAAGGCACCACATGTATTAACGATTGCGGAGATCGAGAGACTGTTAAATGCGCCGTCAAGCGATACATTGCAAGGCATACGAGATAAGGCGATGCTCGAAGTTCTCTATGCGACTGGTATCCGGGTGACGGAGCTCATCTCGCTGGATATGGAGCATGTTCATTTGGATCTTGGCTTTATCCGATGTACCGCGGGAAATGGCAGAGAACGGATTATTCCGCTTGGGCGAATTGCCGCCGTGCATTTAGCAGAATATATTCATGAATGTCGTGAGAAATTGCTGAAGGACAATAGGATGGAGCAAGCACTATTTGTCAATCAGCTGTCGACACGGCTCACAAGGCAAGGATTCTGGAAAATTATGAAGAAGTATGCGAAGGAAGCCGAGATTACACATGAAATTACCCCGCATACGTTAAGGCATTCGTTCGCTGCCCATTTGATAGCTAACGGTGCGGATTTGCGCTCGGTGCAAGAGATGCTTGGACATGCGGATATTTCTACAACACAGATGTATATGCTGCCTTCCAAGCGCAGCATGAAGGATGTGTATGAGCATGCGCACCCAAGAGCGCGATTGACTTGA
- the deoB gene encoding phosphopentomutase, giving the protein MSQKKSFKRICVIVLDSVGIGELPDADKFGDRGSHTLGHIIERMPNIKLPHMAALGLGNIAPLGSVAPAASPTGYYGKMAEVSVGKDTMTGHWELMGLKINKPFNTYPNGFPAELISKFEEETGRKVLANKPASGTEILDEFGEEQMRTGAWIVYTSGDSVFQLAAHEDIIPLDELYRACEIARRLTMAPEFSVGRVIARPYVGQPGAFKRTPNRHDYAVKPPEPTVMNAIQESGRDVISVGKINDIFSGEGVTASHSTKSNDDGIQKTIDALDQAFEGLLFTNLVDFDSLYGHRRDPEGYGHALEAFDERLPEIMQRIGQDDLLVITADHGNDPIHAGTDHTREYVPLLVYNPALQHPASLGVRSTYADLAATIAENFDVKPPYHGTSFLQQLQ; this is encoded by the coding sequence ATGAGTCAGAAAAAATCTTTCAAGCGTATCTGTGTTATTGTGCTCGATAGCGTCGGGATTGGAGAACTGCCCGATGCCGATAAGTTCGGGGATCGTGGTTCCCATACACTAGGGCACATTATTGAGCGTATGCCGAATATTAAGCTGCCTCACATGGCTGCATTAGGACTCGGGAATATCGCTCCGCTCGGTTCAGTTGCGCCGGCAGCTTCTCCCACGGGATATTACGGGAAAATGGCAGAGGTTTCTGTAGGCAAGGATACCATGACCGGACACTGGGAGCTCATGGGACTGAAGATCAATAAGCCATTCAATACATACCCGAATGGATTTCCTGCCGAGTTGATATCAAAATTCGAGGAAGAGACGGGGCGTAAGGTACTGGCGAATAAGCCGGCTTCAGGAACTGAAATTCTGGATGAATTCGGCGAAGAGCAGATGCGTACGGGCGCCTGGATCGTCTATACATCAGGCGACAGTGTGTTCCAACTGGCGGCACATGAAGATATCATTCCGCTCGATGAATTGTATCGCGCCTGTGAAATTGCCCGTCGTCTGACGATGGCGCCTGAATTCTCTGTCGGCCGCGTGATCGCAAGGCCCTATGTAGGTCAACCGGGTGCGTTCAAGCGGACACCGAATCGTCATGATTATGCGGTGAAGCCGCCAGAGCCAACCGTGATGAATGCAATACAAGAATCGGGACGAGATGTTATTTCGGTAGGCAAGATCAATGATATTTTCTCCGGGGAAGGGGTGACGGCATCACACTCCACGAAGAGCAATGATGACGGCATTCAGAAGACGATCGATGCGCTTGATCAAGCATTCGAAGGCCTTTTGTTCACGAATTTGGTCGACTTCGATTCGTTATACGGTCATCGTCGCGATCCTGAGGGCTATGGTCATGCGCTTGAAGCCTTTGACGAGCGGTTGCCTGAAATTATGCAGCGGATCGGGCAGGACGATTTGCTCGTGATTACAGCGGATCATGGGAATGACCCAATTCACGCGGGAACGGACCATACCCGTGAATACGTGCCGCTTCTGGTCTACAATCCGGCACTGCAGCATCCAGCTTCGCTTGGTGTGAGATCGACTTACGCCGATCTGGCCGCGACAATCGCGGAGAACTTCGACGTGAAACCGCCATATCATGGTACGAGTTTCTTGCAACAGCTGCAATAA
- a CDS encoding purine-nucleoside phosphorylase gives MVREAADYISAKITTAPEVGLILGSGLGILADLVEQGVVIPYGEIPHFPISTVEGHAGELLIGEIDGRTVVMMKGRFHMYEGYGPQATAFPVRVMKALGVKTLLVTNAAGGVNTAYHPGDLMLVEDHLNLTGQNPLIGPNDDKLGARFPDMSDAYTRRLRTIAKDVAEAERIPLQEGVYAGLLGPNYETPAEIRMLRTLGADAVGMSTVSEVIVARHAGLEVLGISCISNMAAGILDQPLSHQEVMETTERVKDKFLRLVIALIPRI, from the coding sequence ATGGTTCGAGAAGCCGCCGATTATATCTCGGCGAAAATTACGACCGCACCGGAAGTAGGGTTAATCCTGGGATCAGGTCTAGGTATTTTAGCGGATTTGGTTGAACAAGGCGTCGTTATTCCTTATGGTGAAATACCGCATTTCCCAATTTCAACGGTTGAAGGGCATGCAGGAGAATTGCTAATAGGTGAAATCGATGGGCGTACTGTTGTGATGATGAAGGGTCGATTCCATATGTACGAGGGCTATGGACCGCAAGCGACAGCTTTCCCTGTCCGAGTCATGAAGGCGCTTGGCGTCAAGACACTGCTCGTGACCAATGCGGCAGGCGGCGTCAATACGGCGTATCATCCAGGCGATCTCATGCTGGTTGAAGACCATTTGAATCTGACAGGTCAGAATCCGTTGATTGGACCGAATGATGATAAGCTGGGCGCTCGATTTCCAGATATGTCGGATGCCTACACTCGCCGTCTGCGAACCATTGCGAAGGACGTTGCGGAGGCTGAGCGCATACCGCTTCAGGAGGGTGTCTATGCCGGTCTGCTAGGTCCGAATTATGAGACGCCTGCGGAGATACGTATGCTGCGCACCTTGGGGGCGGATGCTGTCGGCATGTCTACCGTATCAGAGGTCATCGTCGCTCGTCATGCTGGTCTTGAGGTACTCGGGATTTCATGCATCAGCAATATGGCGGCGGGCATTCTGGATCAACCGCTATCCCATCAGGAAGTGATGGAGACGACGGAACGCGTGAAGGATAAATTTCTGCGGCTCGTCATCGCATTGATTCCGCGAATATAA
- a CDS encoding S8 family peptidase yields the protein MGKLHAVLAAAIETKATKHSQRKIIIFKDNKSYNQCVRFLKNKNIIPLKQVKSARMVCCHVRNPRQLQGLSKHPSVHSIETDVPVKAHGRVKHIKSAQPSLSRPFKIPWGIQRIKAPQVWPTSLGQGIRVGIIDTGIGPSTDLLVYGGINTINNKKSFRDDNGHGTFVAGITAARGKRNMIAGAAPYAKLYSIKALDASGSGFVSDIIEGVEWCIQHRIRIINMSLGLNQPSPALRRVVRKANRKGIVIVASAGNGGKSAGGIDEPAKYPEVIAVAASNKRNKIANFSSRGKGIDLTAPGANIVSLKIGNGTTTGSGTSFSAPHVTGSSALLLRINRRLTPNQISRLMTSTAVKLKGFSKQAQGAGLLQVNHAARKLMIASKERKH from the coding sequence ATGGGGAAACTGCATGCCGTACTTGCTGCTGCGATTGAAACAAAGGCTACGAAGCACAGTCAGCGGAAAATCATCATTTTTAAAGACAACAAAAGCTATAATCAGTGTGTGCGTTTTTTGAAAAACAAAAACATCATTCCGCTGAAACAAGTAAAATCAGCACGAATGGTCTGCTGCCATGTCCGAAATCCGAGGCAACTGCAGGGTCTGTCGAAGCATCCTAGCGTTCACAGTATCGAGACTGATGTTCCTGTCAAAGCGCATGGCAGGGTAAAGCACATTAAGTCCGCACAGCCCTCATTGTCGCGTCCCTTCAAAATCCCATGGGGGATCCAGCGTATCAAGGCCCCTCAGGTATGGCCCACTTCACTTGGCCAAGGAATTCGTGTAGGCATCATCGATACGGGTATCGGACCGAGTACCGATTTGTTGGTCTATGGCGGGATCAATACGATCAATAATAAGAAGTCCTTCCGAGATGATAATGGCCACGGGACATTTGTTGCTGGGATCACAGCCGCCCGTGGGAAGCGTAACATGATTGCGGGCGCAGCTCCGTATGCTAAATTATATTCGATCAAGGCATTGGATGCTTCTGGCAGCGGCTTTGTCTCCGATATTATTGAAGGGGTCGAATGGTGCATCCAGCACCGGATTCGAATCATCAATATGAGTCTTGGACTCAATCAGCCTAGCCCTGCCCTTCGCCGTGTTGTTCGCAAAGCGAATCGAAAAGGCATTGTCATTGTCGCTTCTGCAGGTAATGGCGGCAAAAGCGCCGGAGGAATCGATGAGCCCGCGAAATACCCCGAAGTCATCGCTGTCGCTGCTTCCAATAAACGCAACAAAATCGCAAATTTCAGCAGCCGCGGGAAAGGGATTGACCTGACGGCTCCAGGCGCAAATATCGTATCGCTGAAGATCGGCAATGGCACGACCACCGGTTCAGGCACTTCCTTCTCTGCGCCGCATGTCACAGGCAGCTCCGCCCTTCTCCTCCGCATCAACCGTCGCCTAACACCAAATCAAATTAGTCGATTAATGACATCGACGGCCGTGAAGCTGAAGGGCTTCTCTAAGCAAGCCCAAGGCGCCGGGCTGTTGCAAGTGAATCACGCAGCACGCAAACTTATGATTGCCAGCAAGGAGCGCAAGCATTAG
- the ald gene encoding alanine dehydrogenase, with the protein MIIGVPKEIKNNEYRVALIPGGAAQLIGSGHKVLVEQGCGVGSGFTDEEYEAAGAVVTSVDRVWQQAEMIMKVKEPLPEEYDRFQDNQILFTYLHLAAAGGLTDALLAKNVAGIAYETIQLPNGSLPLLTPMSEVAGRMSVQVGAHFLEAYFGGRGVLLGGVPGVPVGEVVILGGGIVGTNAAKMAIGLGASVTIIERNADRMRYLDDLFGGRLKTLMSNQHNISEAVKHADLLIGSVLIPGARAPRLVTDAMVRTMKKGAVIVDVAVDQGGSIETIDRVTTHDNPVYEKHGIIHYAVANMPGAVPRTSTFALTNVTFPYALEIASKGLVAALQGNAALALGVNTYKGQVTYRAVAEAVGKPYAPLNI; encoded by the coding sequence ATGATTATTGGCGTTCCGAAGGAGATCAAAAATAATGAATATCGTGTAGCGCTTATTCCGGGAGGCGCAGCGCAGTTGATTGGCAGCGGCCACAAGGTGCTCGTCGAGCAGGGCTGCGGCGTAGGAAGTGGCTTCACGGATGAGGAATATGAAGCAGCGGGGGCTGTCGTTACTTCCGTGGACCGCGTATGGCAGCAAGCCGAGATGATCATGAAGGTGAAGGAGCCGCTGCCCGAGGAGTACGACCGATTCCAAGACAATCAAATCCTATTTACCTATTTGCATCTTGCGGCTGCAGGCGGATTAACGGATGCGCTGCTCGCGAAGAATGTTGCCGGAATCGCCTATGAGACGATCCAGCTCCCGAATGGCAGTCTGCCGCTTCTAACACCGATGAGTGAAGTTGCAGGCCGCATGTCCGTGCAAGTCGGCGCGCACTTCCTTGAGGCTTATTTTGGCGGGCGTGGCGTTCTCCTCGGTGGCGTTCCAGGCGTGCCCGTAGGGGAAGTTGTGATTCTTGGCGGGGGGATCGTAGGAACCAATGCGGCGAAAATGGCTATCGGACTTGGCGCTAGCGTCACGATCATTGAGCGCAATGCGGATCGGATGCGTTATTTGGATGATCTGTTCGGCGGCAGGCTGAAGACGCTGATGTCGAATCAGCACAATATAAGCGAAGCGGTGAAGCACGCCGATTTATTAATCGGTTCTGTATTAATTCCCGGAGCGCGTGCGCCGCGGTTGGTAACCGATGCGATGGTACGTACGATGAAAAAAGGCGCCGTCATCGTGGATGTGGCTGTCGATCAAGGTGGATCGATCGAGACCATTGACCGGGTTACAACGCATGACAATCCCGTCTATGAGAAGCACGGTATTATTCATTACGCCGTTGCGAATATGCCGGGCGCAGTACCACGTACATCAACCTTTGCATTAACGAATGTAACGTTTCCTTATGCGCTTGAAATTGCGAGTAAAGGGCTGGTTGCTGCCTTACAAGGTAACGCTGCTCTTGCACTCGGTGTGAATACGTATAAAGGTCAGGTGACGTACAGAGCTGTAGCGGAGGCGGTAGGTAAACCTTATGCGCCGCTGAATATCTAA
- the fur gene encoding ferric iron uptake transcriptional regulator, translating into MEERIDKIKQQLQSQGYKLTPQREATVRVLLENEEDHLSAEDVFMLVKDKAPEIGLATVYRTLELLSELHVVEKLNFGDGVARYDLRTDSNKHHHHHLICVQCGAMDEIREDWLGPLEERLEAEFNFTVIDHRLDFQGICSRCKEKEKNKGTDS; encoded by the coding sequence ATGGAAGAGCGGATCGATAAAATTAAGCAGCAGCTTCAATCGCAAGGTTATAAGCTAACCCCGCAGCGTGAAGCGACAGTCCGAGTATTGCTCGAGAACGAGGAAGATCACCTCAGTGCCGAAGATGTCTTTATGCTCGTGAAAGACAAAGCGCCTGAAATCGGATTGGCAACTGTATACCGAACCCTTGAGCTGCTCAGCGAACTGCATGTTGTTGAGAAATTAAATTTCGGCGATGGGGTTGCCCGTTACGACCTGCGTACGGACAGTAACAAACACCACCATCATCATTTAATTTGCGTTCAATGTGGAGCCATGGATGAGATTCGTGAAGATTGGCTTGGACCACTAGAGGAACGTCTAGAAGCAGAGTTCAATTTCACCGTAATTGACCATCGGCTTGACTTTCAAGGCATATGCAGCAGATGCAAGGAAAAGGAAAAGAATAAAGGAACAGATTCCTAA
- a CDS encoding pyrimidine-nucleoside phosphorylase: MRAVDIIQKKRDGEELTREEIAFLIRGYSDGTVPDYQISAWAMAVYYKGMTARETADLTLEMAHSGDVIDLSPVHGVKVDKHSTGGVGDKTTIALAPLVAAAGVPVAKMSGRGLGHTGGTIDKLESISGFSVELTREQFFAQVNRIGAAVISQSGNITPADKKLYGLRDVTATVESIPLIASSVMSKKIAAGADAIVLDVKTGSGAFMKSLDDSIALAQAMVDIGTEVGRNTIALITDMDQPLGFGIGNALEVKEAVETLRGEGPKDLEELTLILGAYMVMLGGQASTVEEAKRKLEGLIQDGTALTKLKEMVEAQQGDSSQIEDTSKLPMASELIDVTATADGYVTAIQAEEIGLAAMTLGAGRETKESQIDLAVGIVLRKKIGDEVKVGDTLATLHVNGKDAAQRETAIARVREAYQIAAQRGEMKPLVYAIVTKDGVQRF; encoded by the coding sequence ATGAGAGCAGTAGACATCATTCAGAAGAAAAGAGACGGCGAGGAATTAACACGTGAAGAGATTGCATTTTTGATTCGAGGATATAGCGATGGGACCGTTCCGGATTATCAAATCTCTGCGTGGGCCATGGCTGTCTATTATAAAGGGATGACGGCACGGGAGACAGCAGATTTGACGCTTGAAATGGCGCATTCCGGCGACGTGATCGACTTGAGCCCCGTGCATGGCGTTAAAGTGGACAAGCATTCCACGGGCGGCGTTGGGGATAAGACGACGATTGCGCTTGCACCGCTTGTTGCGGCAGCAGGCGTTCCGGTTGCCAAAATGTCTGGGCGAGGACTAGGACATACAGGCGGCACCATTGATAAGTTAGAATCCATCTCAGGCTTCTCCGTTGAATTGACACGTGAACAGTTCTTCGCGCAAGTGAACCGAATCGGTGCAGCCGTTATCAGTCAGAGCGGTAATATTACGCCAGCGGATAAGAAGCTCTATGGACTGCGTGATGTGACGGCGACTGTCGAGAGCATTCCGCTTATCGCAAGCTCCGTCATGAGCAAGAAGATTGCTGCAGGCGCAGACGCTATTGTCCTCGATGTGAAGACCGGTAGCGGGGCGTTCATGAAGTCATTGGATGATTCCATTGCGCTCGCTCAGGCGATGGTCGATATCGGAACAGAAGTAGGCCGCAATACGATCGCGTTGATTACGGATATGGACCAGCCACTTGGCTTTGGGATCGGGAACGCGCTTGAAGTGAAGGAAGCGGTAGAGACATTACGCGGCGAAGGGCCGAAAGACCTCGAGGAGCTAACGTTGATCTTAGGAGCTTACATGGTGATGCTAGGTGGACAAGCTTCAACCGTAGAGGAAGCGAAGCGTAAGCTTGAGGGGTTAATTCAAGATGGTACAGCACTTACGAAATTAAAAGAAATGGTCGAAGCTCAGCAAGGCGACAGCTCGCAAATCGAAGACACCTCGAAGCTTCCTATGGCGTCAGAGCTGATCGATGTGACGGCTACGGCAGACGGTTATGTCACCGCGATCCAAGCCGAGGAAATTGGACTTGCGGCGATGACGTTAGGAGCGGGCCGGGAGACGAAGGAATCCCAGATTGACCTTGCAGTAGGAATCGTGCTGCGCAAGAAGATCGGGGACGAAGTGAAAGTGGGCGATACGCTTGCCACTTTGCATGTGAATGGCAAAGATGCAGCGCAGCGCGAGACGGCTATCGCACGTGTGCGCGAAGCATATCAAATCGCAGCGCAGCGCGGAGAAATGAAGCCGCTTGTCTATGCGATTGTGACGAAGGATGGAGTTCAACGCTTCTGA
- a CDS encoding DUF4227 family protein produces the protein MIFSVRKWLERLRFLILFLAFTYFMVQVLNIVSTWITPVDRYREPQGKAMKVFHQDMSEVESESMKERLKLFYWYGE, from the coding sequence ATGATATTCTCCGTTCGCAAGTGGCTGGAGCGGCTCCGCTTCTTAATTCTATTCCTCGCGTTTACGTATTTCATGGTTCAAGTTCTGAATATTGTGTCCACATGGATTACGCCCGTTGATCGTTACCGCGAGCCGCAAGGTAAGGCGATGAAGGTTTTCCATCAGGATATGTCTGAGGTCGAATCGGAATCGATGAAGGAAAGATTGAAACTTTTTTATTGGTACGGCGAGTGA
- the spoIIM gene encoding stage II sporulation protein M, whose product MVQLIRQTFRDQMSLYVFVAVLFIVGVVFGALMVNALSLEQQQELSGYVGNFIHTMDGKGVTNASQTFWSSAFDNMKWVLLIWVLGLSVVGLPFILVLDFVKGVLIGFSVGLLAGQFAWKGVLFALVSIAPQNMIAIPVLFIVSVAAISFSLYMIRSRVMVRRKFMIKQPFLTYVTLTATMAVTLLGISAFETFVSPTLMQWVAPMLLEVV is encoded by the coding sequence ATGGTGCAGTTAATTCGCCAGACATTTCGCGATCAAATGAGTTTATATGTTTTTGTGGCCGTCTTATTTATTGTAGGGGTCGTATTCGGGGCGTTGATGGTCAATGCACTCTCGCTCGAGCAGCAGCAGGAACTAAGCGGGTACGTTGGTAATTTCATTCATACAATGGATGGGAAGGGCGTAACGAATGCTTCACAGACCTTCTGGTCGAGCGCATTTGACAATATGAAATGGGTGCTCTTGATCTGGGTGCTGGGCTTGTCCGTTGTTGGCTTACCGTTTATTCTGGTATTGGATTTCGTCAAAGGGGTCTTAATCGGATTTTCAGTGGGGTTGCTCGCAGGACAATTTGCATGGAAAGGGGTCTTATTTGCCCTCGTCTCCATCGCGCCGCAGAACATGATCGCCATTCCAGTGCTCTTCATTGTCAGCGTCGCCGCCATATCGTTCTCCTTGTATATGATCCGCAGCCGCGTGATGGTGCGCCGCAAATTCATGATTAAGCAGCCATTTCTAACGTATGTCACTTTAACTGCGACCATGGCTGTCACATTGCTCGGGATTTCGGCGTTTGAGACCTTCGTCTCTCCGACTCTGATGCAATGGGTTGCTCCGATGCTCTTAGAGGTCGTGTAA